A region of Danio aesculapii unplaced genomic scaffold, fDanAes4.1, whole genome shotgun sequence DNA encodes the following proteins:
- the LOC130220094 gene encoding vang-like protein 2 → MKHIQRAAVWVLDHYYTDFPVYNPALLNLPKSILSKKMSGFKVYSLGEENSTNNSTGQSRAMIAAAARRRDNSHNEYYYEEAEMDRRVRKRKARLVVAVEEAFTHIKRLQDEEAAASPKHPREVMDPREAAQAIFAPMARAMQKYLRTTRQQPYHSMESIISHLQFCITHNMTPKAFLERYLTPGPTMQYQRENGRGRQWTLVSEEPVTAALRQGLVFSLRRLDFALVVTVTPLPFLNLGEEFIDPKSHKFVMRLQSETSV, encoded by the exons ATGAAGCA catccAGCGAGCAGCCGTGTGGGTTCTGGATCACTATTACACTGATTTCCCAGTCTACAATCCTGCTTTACTCAATCTGCCCAAATCCATcctgtccaagaagatgtctggATTCAAGGTCTACTCTCTCGGAGAAg AGAACAGCACTAATAACTCGACGGGTCAGTCTCGAGCCATGATCGCCGCCGCCGCCCGCAGACGGGACAACTCTCATAATGAATATTACTACGAGGAGGCTGAGATGGACCGCAGGGTCCGCAAGCGCAAAGCCAG GCTGGTGGTGGCAGTGGAGGAGGCCTTCACACACATTAAGAGGCTGCAGGACGAGGAGGCGGCGGCGTCCCCCAAACACCCACGTGAGGTCATGGACCCCCGAGAGGCAGCGCAGGCCATCTTCGCCCCGATGGCTCGAGCCATGCAGAAGTACCTGCGCACCACACGCCAGCAGCCCTACCACAGCATGGAGAGCATCATCTCACACTTGCAGTTCTGCATCACACACAATATGACGCCCAAG GCGTTTCTGGAGCGCTACCTGACTCCCGGTCCCACCATGCAGTACCAGCGTGAGAACGGCAGGGGGCGCCAGTGGACTCTGGTGAGCGAGGAGCCGGTCACCGCAGCACTGCGTCAGGGCCTCGTCTTCTCGCTGCGCCGCCTCGACTTCGCTCTTGTCGTCACGGTGACGCCCCTCCCCTTCCTCAACCTGGGGGAGGAGTTTATCGACCCCAAGAGCCACAAGTTCGTGATGCGACTCCAGTCGGAAACCTCAGTTTGA
- the si:cabz01074946.1 gene encoding SLAM family member 5: protein MSLHTVVLMCIIYIHQVFGGEERVTVYLGQSAVLKTGSDRPWNLTRVQWSIYKNTTYIASLRDRNVTLFDFWRYRGRLELNNNTGDLTIKDVRMNDSLTYTVDLVNADGTRPQHKVHLTVKERLEKPKIHKVLHSLSDGQCHVALNCTVTGRNVILSWTPDEYFNGSYLSGNLNSVNPLSVVFISFSSTGNVTFNCTASSEEQMESTVMTVGCSENTQKCEVCGPCGTSGFCVLCYIVLVALLVAALVYTYRHKEQIKDFCINGPVQFIQNLW from the exons ATGAGTCTACACACAGTTGTTTTAATGTGTATTATATACATCCATCAAG tgTTCGGAGGTGAGGAGCGTGTCACTGTTTACCTAGGCCAGTCAGCGGTCTTGAAAACTGGATCGGACAGACCTTGGAACCTCACCAGAGTTCAGTGGTCCATTTATAAAAACACAACGTACATCGCTAGCCTAAGGGACAGAAACGTTACATTATTCGACTTTTGGAGGTATCGGGGTCGACTTGAACTCAACAACAATACGGGAGATTTAACGATCAAGGATGTGAGGATGAACGACAGCTTGACATACACTGTAGACCTGGTCAATGCGGACGGTACCCGGCCACAACATAAAGTTCATCTCACAGTCAAAG AAAGACTAGAAAAACCAAAAATCCACAAAGTCCTTCATTCCCTCAGCGACGGACAATGCCACGTGGCCCTCAATTGCACTGTGACTGGCCGAAATGTGATTTTGTCCTGGACACCTGATGAATATTTCAACGGATCGTACCTTTCAGGAAACCTGAACTCTGTGAACCCGCTCTCGGTTGTTTTCATCTCGTTCAGCAGTACTGGAAATGTGACGTTCAACTGCACTGCGTCCAGTGAAGAGCAGATGGAGAGCACAGTGATGACAGTGGGATGTTCAG AAAACACCCAGAAATGTGAAGTCTGCGGTCCCTGCGGCACCAGCGGGTTCTGTGTGCTGTGCTATATTGTGTTAGTAGCTCTGCTTGTTGCTGCACTTGTATACACATATAGACATAAAG AACAAATTAAAGATTTCTGCATCAATGGCCCCGTTCAGTTCATCCAGAATCTATGGTAA